A genomic window from Camelus ferus isolate YT-003-E chromosome 9, BCGSAC_Cfer_1.0, whole genome shotgun sequence includes:
- the MMP15 gene encoding matrix metalloproteinase-15 isoform X3, producing MGSDRSAPRRLGWAGCLLGGREAAARPRLLPLLLVLLGCLGRGAAAEDAEVNAENWLRLYGYLPQPSRHMSTMRSTQILASALAEMQRFYGIPVTGVLDEETKTWMKRPRCGVPDQFGTRVKANLRRRRKRYALTGRKWNNHHLTFSIQNYTEKLGWYHSLEAVRRAFRVWEQATPLVFQEVPYEDIRLRRQKEADIMVLFASGFHGDSSPFDGTGGFLAHAYFPGPGLGGDTHFDADEPWTFSSTDLHGNSLFLVAVHELGHALGLEHSSNPSAIMAPFYQWMDIDNFQLPEDDLRGIQQLYGTPDGQPQPTQPLPTVTPRRPGRPDHRPPRPPQPPPPGGKPERPPRPGPPAQPRATERPDQYGPNICDGDFDTVAMLRGEMFVFKGRWFWRVRHNRVLDNYPMPIGHFWRGLPSDISAAYERQDGRFVFFKGDHYWLFREANLEPGYPQPLTSYGLDIPYDRIDTAIWWEPTGHTFFFQEDRYWRFNEDTQRGDPGYPKPISVWQGIPASPKGAFLSNDAGSHPSPTLSS from the exons AACTGGCTGCGGCTCTATGGCTACTTGCCCCAGCCCAGCCGCCACATGTCCACCATGCGCTCCACCCAGATCCTGGCCTCGGCCCTCGCCGAGATGCAGCGCTTCTACGGGATCCCTGTCACTGGTGTGCTCGACGAAGAGACCAAGAC GTGGATGAAGCGGCCCCGCTGTGGGGTGCCAGACCAGTTTGGGACACGCGTGAAAGCCAATCTGCGGCGGCGACGGAAGCGCTACGCCCTCACTGGGAGGAAGTGGAACAATCACCACCTGACCTTCAG CATCCAGAACTACACAGAGAAGCTGGGCTGGTACCACTCGCTGGAGGCGGTGCGCCGGGCCTTCCGTGTGTGGGAGCAGGCCACGCCCCTGGTCTTCCAGGAGGTACCCTACGAGGACATCCGGCTGCGTCGGCAGAAGGAGGCCGACATCATGGTACTCTTTGCCTCTGGCTTCCACGGCGACAGCTCACCGTTTGATGGCACAGGTGGCTTTCTGGCCCACGCCTATTtccctggccctggcctgggtGGGGACACCCATTTCGATGCAGATGAGCCCTGGACCTTCTCCAGCACTGACCTGCATG GGAACAGCCTCTTCCTGGTAGCGGTGCACGAGCTGGGCCACGCACTGGGGCTGGAGCACTCAAGTAACCCCAGTGCCATCATGGCGCCATTCTATCAGTGGATGGACATTGACAACTTCCAGCTGCCCGAGGACGACCTCCGGGGCATTCAGCAGCTCTATG GCACCCCAGATGGTCAGCCACAGCCCACCCAACCCCTTCCCACTGTGACTCCCCGGCGGCCAGGCCGGCCAGACCATCGGCCCCCAAGACCCCCTCAGCCACCACCCCCAGGCGGGAAGCCGGAGCGGCCCCCAAGGCCaggccccccagcccagccccgagCCACAGAGCGGCCTGACCAGTATGGTCCCAACATCTGCGACGGGGACTTTGACACCGTGGCCATGCTGCGTGGGGAGATGTTCGTGTTCAAG ggcCGCTGGTTCTGGCGGGTCCGGCATAACCGTGTCCTGGACAACTATCCCATGCCCATCGGGCACTTCTGGCGTGGCCTGCCCAGTGACATCAGTGCTGCCTATGAGCGCCAGGATGGGcgttttgtctttttcaaag GTGACCACTACTGGCTCTTCCGAGAGGCAAACCTGGAGCCTGGCTACCCACAGCCTCTGACCTCCTATGGCCTGGACATTCCCTACGATCGCATCGACACAGCTATCTGGTGGGAGCCCACGGGTCACACCTTCTTCTTCCAAGAGGACAG GTATTGGCGCTTCAACGAGGACACGCAGCGTGGAGACCCTGGCTACCCCAAGCCCATCAGCGTGTGGCAGGGGATTCCTGCCTCCCCTAAAGGGGCCTTCCTGAGCAATGATGCAG GGAGCCACCCCTCTCCCACGCTGAGTTCATGA
- the MMP15 gene encoding matrix metalloproteinase-15 isoform X1, which produces MGSDRSAPRRLGWAGCLLGGREAAARPRLLPLLLVLLGCLGRGAAAEDAEVNAENWLRLYGYLPQPSRHMSTMRSTQILASALAEMQRFYGIPVTGVLDEETKTWMKRPRCGVPDQFGTRVKANLRRRRKRYALTGRKWNNHHLTFSIQNYTEKLGWYHSLEAVRRAFRVWEQATPLVFQEVPYEDIRLRRQKEADIMVLFASGFHGDSSPFDGTGGFLAHAYFPGPGLGGDTHFDADEPWTFSSTDLHGNSLFLVAVHELGHALGLEHSSNPSAIMAPFYQWMDIDNFQLPEDDLRGIQQLYGTPDGQPQPTQPLPTVTPRRPGRPDHRPPRPPQPPPPGGKPERPPRPGPPAQPRATERPDQYGPNICDGDFDTVAMLRGEMFVFKGRWFWRVRHNRVLDNYPMPIGHFWRGLPSDISAAYERQDGRFVFFKGDHYWLFREANLEPGYPQPLTSYGLDIPYDRIDTAIWWEPTGHTFFFQEDRYWRFNEDTQRGDPGYPKPISVWQGIPASPKGAFLSNDAAYTYFYKGTKYWKFDNERLRMEPGYPKSILRDFMGCQEHVEPGPRWPDVARPPFNPDGGAEPGVGGDSEEGEEGHEAGPGGGEGDFGAGTDEDGGSRVVVQMEEVTRTVNMVMVLVPPLLLLLCILGLTYALVQMQRKGAPRMLLYCKRSLQEWV; this is translated from the exons AACTGGCTGCGGCTCTATGGCTACTTGCCCCAGCCCAGCCGCCACATGTCCACCATGCGCTCCACCCAGATCCTGGCCTCGGCCCTCGCCGAGATGCAGCGCTTCTACGGGATCCCTGTCACTGGTGTGCTCGACGAAGAGACCAAGAC GTGGATGAAGCGGCCCCGCTGTGGGGTGCCAGACCAGTTTGGGACACGCGTGAAAGCCAATCTGCGGCGGCGACGGAAGCGCTACGCCCTCACTGGGAGGAAGTGGAACAATCACCACCTGACCTTCAG CATCCAGAACTACACAGAGAAGCTGGGCTGGTACCACTCGCTGGAGGCGGTGCGCCGGGCCTTCCGTGTGTGGGAGCAGGCCACGCCCCTGGTCTTCCAGGAGGTACCCTACGAGGACATCCGGCTGCGTCGGCAGAAGGAGGCCGACATCATGGTACTCTTTGCCTCTGGCTTCCACGGCGACAGCTCACCGTTTGATGGCACAGGTGGCTTTCTGGCCCACGCCTATTtccctggccctggcctgggtGGGGACACCCATTTCGATGCAGATGAGCCCTGGACCTTCTCCAGCACTGACCTGCATG GGAACAGCCTCTTCCTGGTAGCGGTGCACGAGCTGGGCCACGCACTGGGGCTGGAGCACTCAAGTAACCCCAGTGCCATCATGGCGCCATTCTATCAGTGGATGGACATTGACAACTTCCAGCTGCCCGAGGACGACCTCCGGGGCATTCAGCAGCTCTATG GCACCCCAGATGGTCAGCCACAGCCCACCCAACCCCTTCCCACTGTGACTCCCCGGCGGCCAGGCCGGCCAGACCATCGGCCCCCAAGACCCCCTCAGCCACCACCCCCAGGCGGGAAGCCGGAGCGGCCCCCAAGGCCaggccccccagcccagccccgagCCACAGAGCGGCCTGACCAGTATGGTCCCAACATCTGCGACGGGGACTTTGACACCGTGGCCATGCTGCGTGGGGAGATGTTCGTGTTCAAG ggcCGCTGGTTCTGGCGGGTCCGGCATAACCGTGTCCTGGACAACTATCCCATGCCCATCGGGCACTTCTGGCGTGGCCTGCCCAGTGACATCAGTGCTGCCTATGAGCGCCAGGATGGGcgttttgtctttttcaaag GTGACCACTACTGGCTCTTCCGAGAGGCAAACCTGGAGCCTGGCTACCCACAGCCTCTGACCTCCTATGGCCTGGACATTCCCTACGATCGCATCGACACAGCTATCTGGTGGGAGCCCACGGGTCACACCTTCTTCTTCCAAGAGGACAG GTATTGGCGCTTCAACGAGGACACGCAGCGTGGAGACCCTGGCTACCCCAAGCCCATCAGCGTGTGGCAGGGGATTCCTGCCTCCCCTAAAGGGGCCTTCCTGAGCAATGATGCAG CCTACACCTACTTCTACAAGGGCACCAAGTACTGGAAGTTTGACAATGAGCGCCTGCGAATGGAGCCCGGCTACCCCAAGTCCATCCTGCGGGACTTCATGGGCTGCCAGGAGCATGTGGAGCCAGGGCCCCGATGGCCCGACGTGGCCCGTCCACCCTTCAACCCTGATGGGGGTGCAGAGCCCGGGGTGGGCGGTGATAGCGAGGAGGGCGAGGAGGGCCATGAGGCAGGCCCGGGTGGTGGAGAGGGGGACTTCGGGGCGGGGACAGACGAGGACGGAGGCAGCCGAGTGGTGGTGCAGATGGAGGAGGTCACTCGGACAGTGAACATGGTGATGGTGCTGGTGcccccgctgctgctgctgctctgcatCCTGGGCCTCACCTACGCCCTGGTGCAGATGCAGCGCAAGGGTGCGCCCCGCATGCTCCTCTACTGCAAGCGCTCCCTGCAAGAGTGGGTCTGA
- the MMP15 gene encoding matrix metalloproteinase-15 isoform X2 gives MSTMRSTQILASALAEMQRFYGIPVTGVLDEETKTWMKRPRCGVPDQFGTRVKANLRRRRKRYALTGRKWNNHHLTFSIQNYTEKLGWYHSLEAVRRAFRVWEQATPLVFQEVPYEDIRLRRQKEADIMVLFASGFHGDSSPFDGTGGFLAHAYFPGPGLGGDTHFDADEPWTFSSTDLHGNSLFLVAVHELGHALGLEHSSNPSAIMAPFYQWMDIDNFQLPEDDLRGIQQLYGTPDGQPQPTQPLPTVTPRRPGRPDHRPPRPPQPPPPGGKPERPPRPGPPAQPRATERPDQYGPNICDGDFDTVAMLRGEMFVFKGRWFWRVRHNRVLDNYPMPIGHFWRGLPSDISAAYERQDGRFVFFKGDHYWLFREANLEPGYPQPLTSYGLDIPYDRIDTAIWWEPTGHTFFFQEDRYWRFNEDTQRGDPGYPKPISVWQGIPASPKGAFLSNDAAYTYFYKGTKYWKFDNERLRMEPGYPKSILRDFMGCQEHVEPGPRWPDVARPPFNPDGGAEPGVGGDSEEGEEGHEAGPGGGEGDFGAGTDEDGGSRVVVQMEEVTRTVNMVMVLVPPLLLLLCILGLTYALVQMQRKGAPRMLLYCKRSLQEWV, from the exons ATGTCCACCATGCGCTCCACCCAGATCCTGGCCTCGGCCCTCGCCGAGATGCAGCGCTTCTACGGGATCCCTGTCACTGGTGTGCTCGACGAAGAGACCAAGAC GTGGATGAAGCGGCCCCGCTGTGGGGTGCCAGACCAGTTTGGGACACGCGTGAAAGCCAATCTGCGGCGGCGACGGAAGCGCTACGCCCTCACTGGGAGGAAGTGGAACAATCACCACCTGACCTTCAG CATCCAGAACTACACAGAGAAGCTGGGCTGGTACCACTCGCTGGAGGCGGTGCGCCGGGCCTTCCGTGTGTGGGAGCAGGCCACGCCCCTGGTCTTCCAGGAGGTACCCTACGAGGACATCCGGCTGCGTCGGCAGAAGGAGGCCGACATCATGGTACTCTTTGCCTCTGGCTTCCACGGCGACAGCTCACCGTTTGATGGCACAGGTGGCTTTCTGGCCCACGCCTATTtccctggccctggcctgggtGGGGACACCCATTTCGATGCAGATGAGCCCTGGACCTTCTCCAGCACTGACCTGCATG GGAACAGCCTCTTCCTGGTAGCGGTGCACGAGCTGGGCCACGCACTGGGGCTGGAGCACTCAAGTAACCCCAGTGCCATCATGGCGCCATTCTATCAGTGGATGGACATTGACAACTTCCAGCTGCCCGAGGACGACCTCCGGGGCATTCAGCAGCTCTATG GCACCCCAGATGGTCAGCCACAGCCCACCCAACCCCTTCCCACTGTGACTCCCCGGCGGCCAGGCCGGCCAGACCATCGGCCCCCAAGACCCCCTCAGCCACCACCCCCAGGCGGGAAGCCGGAGCGGCCCCCAAGGCCaggccccccagcccagccccgagCCACAGAGCGGCCTGACCAGTATGGTCCCAACATCTGCGACGGGGACTTTGACACCGTGGCCATGCTGCGTGGGGAGATGTTCGTGTTCAAG ggcCGCTGGTTCTGGCGGGTCCGGCATAACCGTGTCCTGGACAACTATCCCATGCCCATCGGGCACTTCTGGCGTGGCCTGCCCAGTGACATCAGTGCTGCCTATGAGCGCCAGGATGGGcgttttgtctttttcaaag GTGACCACTACTGGCTCTTCCGAGAGGCAAACCTGGAGCCTGGCTACCCACAGCCTCTGACCTCCTATGGCCTGGACATTCCCTACGATCGCATCGACACAGCTATCTGGTGGGAGCCCACGGGTCACACCTTCTTCTTCCAAGAGGACAG GTATTGGCGCTTCAACGAGGACACGCAGCGTGGAGACCCTGGCTACCCCAAGCCCATCAGCGTGTGGCAGGGGATTCCTGCCTCCCCTAAAGGGGCCTTCCTGAGCAATGATGCAG CCTACACCTACTTCTACAAGGGCACCAAGTACTGGAAGTTTGACAATGAGCGCCTGCGAATGGAGCCCGGCTACCCCAAGTCCATCCTGCGGGACTTCATGGGCTGCCAGGAGCATGTGGAGCCAGGGCCCCGATGGCCCGACGTGGCCCGTCCACCCTTCAACCCTGATGGGGGTGCAGAGCCCGGGGTGGGCGGTGATAGCGAGGAGGGCGAGGAGGGCCATGAGGCAGGCCCGGGTGGTGGAGAGGGGGACTTCGGGGCGGGGACAGACGAGGACGGAGGCAGCCGAGTGGTGGTGCAGATGGAGGAGGTCACTCGGACAGTGAACATGGTGATGGTGCTGGTGcccccgctgctgctgctgctctgcatCCTGGGCCTCACCTACGCCCTGGTGCAGATGCAGCGCAAGGGTGCGCCCCGCATGCTCCTCTACTGCAAGCGCTCCCTGCAAGAGTGGGTCTGA